The segment TGTTACTCATACACTTGTCTAAATTTGCTAAGTTTGGTGAGAGGGGAAGTTTATGAGAGTTAAGAATGTTGCTGTGGAGGAACCCTAATCCCTACACTTCATGTCTACGAGGAACAAAAGTCAAGCTGTGTGAAGGCAAGGTGGAAAACTTTTATTTGTTATTCTTTTAATAGGTAAACCATATGTCACACTGGATACAGGCCATATGAGCAAAGGGCTATTAGAAGAAGAGAGCACCTCTCATTCCTAGAACAACTAGATGCTATATGGTTGTCTCCACTTTGAGGAGACTTTCTGGATGGGATACAAGTTTGTAATCACTTAGTTTTTCATGTTCATTTGGAATACAACCACATACTCATACTGCAGAAAATCACCATGAGCATTAGGAATGTGGAAATTCTGTTTGTCCTTCACCTTTCAAATACAGGATGACTCACAGTGTAAGAAAACTTATGAATGCAATCAGAGTGGTAAAGGTCTGCGTACCTGCAGTTTTCTTCAAATCTGTGAAAATCTTCATGTAGAAAAAGTCTGGGATAAGTGTGGGTCATGTAATAAATGCCCTGACCATCATGGGGGTCTCTAGTGATGTAAAACAACCCACAGTGAAAGACTGGAAACAGTGGGATAAAAGCTTACGATCTCATTCTACCTTACAGTTAGAACAGATTGTAAAATTAGTTCAAACAGATAAAAAAGATCTGTcagtgtaatgaatgtgataaaacTTTTACATGTTCTAATTATCATTGCAGGCGTGAAAAAAGCCATGCCTCAGAGAAACCATATGAACAAACTCAGTGTGATAAAGCCTTCCGTTATCACAGTCATCGTCAAAAGCATAAAAGaactcatactggagagaaaccctctgAAGGCTTTCAACATAGTGAAGCCCTTGCAAGTCACAGtagtctccaaatacataaaagaacagattatggagagaaaccctacaaatgtaatcagTGTGATAAAACCTTTGCGCATCACTCTACTTTGCGTttgcataaaagaacacatacgggagagaaaccatatgaatgtaatcaatgtggtaaagcctttgcacaacgCAGATATCTTCAAAAACATAAAgtaacacacactggagagaaaccctacaggtgtaatgaatgtgataaagcctatTCACAACAGAATCGTCTCcgaatacataaaagaacacatactggagagaaaccttataaaTGTAATCAGTGCGGTAAATCATTTGTATGTCACGCTTATCTTCAAACTCATGAAAGAGTTCATACTGTAGGgaaaccttacaaatgcaatCAATGTCATAAAGCCTTTTCAGACCCCAGGTATCTTCAAATACATggaagaacacatactggagagaaaccttataaatgtaatcaatgtggtaaagcctttgtgtATCATTGTGCTTTGCATTtgcataaaagaatacatacgggagagaaaccttatgaatgtaatctatgtggtaaagcctttgcacaaagaAGTCATCTTCAAATACATAAAGTAAGGCATACTGGAGAGAGACCCTACAAGTGTAATCAGTGTGATAAAGCCTATTCACAACAGAGTTATCTCataatacataaaagaacacatactggagagaaaccttataaatgtaatcagtgtggtaaatCATTTGTATGTCTCAGTCTTCTTCAGACTCATGAAAGAatccatactggagagaaaccttacaagtgtAATCAATGTGATAAAACCTTTTCACAACACCCTAGTCTCCAAACGCATAAAAGagtacatactggagagaaaccctacaaatgcaatCAATGTGATAAAAGTTTTTCACAAAGTGCTACCCTCCAAAcgcataaaagaacacatactggagagaaaccctatgactGTAAacagtgtgggaaagcctttgcaAAGCAGTCTACTTTGTGTTTGCATAAACgaacacatactggagaaaaaccttttcaatgtaatcaatgtggtaaactATTTGCACATTACAGTACTCTCCAATCCCATAAAAGGAATCATACTGAAGAAACCTTATGAATATAATCACTGTGGTTGAAGCCTTTGAAAAATCACAGTAGTCTCTAAAAACTAAAGGATTCATCTGGGAGAGGAACCCTATGAAGGTATTTGATGTGGTAAGGTCTTTGGACATTACCGTAGCCTTCATCATTAAAGTATttatactggagagaaaccttatgaacaGAAGAAATGTGCTTTTGCACATCACAGTTATCTCTTAATGTAGAAAAGAACAGATATTAGAGAGAAATGCCTCAAGTATAATAGAAGTGATAAAGTCTTTTCACAACACAGTTATCCCTGAATGCATTAAAGAAAATAGACTGGTGAGAAACTCTaggaatgtaatcaatgtggtaaacgCATTGCATAACATGGTCTTCTTtgaataaaagaacacacactagACAGAGACCCTATGAATGTAAGCAATAGGGTAAAGACTTGAAACAATTTATACTGGAGAGAAACACTATAAAGCTATTCCATATGGTGAAGTCTTTGCATGTAGTCTCCAGATACACAAAAAATAAtgctggagagaaaccctacaaatataACTGATGTGATAAATCATTATGTTTGAATACATAAAAGATACTGAAGAGAAATCCTATGAATGTAAGCAATGTGATAAATCCTTTTCATATTAAGTTGAACATGAACTTTATAAAAGATTATATACTGGAGCAAAACCCTCCAAATGTAGTCAACATAATGAAGCCTTTTTACATCACAGTCATCTTCAAAGTCATGCGAAGAATCATCCTGGAGGAAAGCCTTATAAATGTACTTAATATTGTAAAGCCTTTGGACATTTCTGTAATCATCTTGACAGTATTCATACCGGAGAGAAATCCTGTGAATGCAAGCAATGTGGTAAACCCTTTtatcaccaaatgcacagaagaaCACATGCTgtagagaaaccttatgaatggaCTCACTGTGCTAAAGCCTTTACACATCACAGTAGTCTCTTCATACAAGAACACattctggagagaaaccctatggatATAATCAATGTAATTTGCATTTGCAACAGTAGTCTTTgactatataaaaatacatactgCATAGAAAGTCTATGAATGATTTAGGACTTTTAAGAAGTCATAATGAAGGGAATCTGACTATAAATATTTGGTAAGATCAATACATTCAGCTACACAAGATTGTTCTAGAGAACAGTAATCAGATAAGTGTCAACCATCTATTCAAGCACAatgttccttttcattttaaatacacCTGCAGACTCATCTGGACAAAACCACTGGAtttaaatgaaaaggaaacaaCCCTTTTAGATTTTACAC is part of the Rattus norvegicus strain BN/NHsdMcwi chromosome 1, GRCr8, whole genome shotgun sequence genome and harbors:
- the Zfp950l4 gene encoding zinc finger protein 431-like; this encodes MDALTYDDVHINFTWEEWSLLDSSQKRLYKDVMLETYRNLTAIGYNWEDHNIEEHCQSDRRHGRREKSHASEKPYEQTQCDKAFRYHSHRQKHKRTHTGEKPSEGFQHSEALASHSSLQIHKRTDYGEKPYKCNQCDKTFAHHSTLRLHKRTHTGEKPYECNQCGKAFAQRRYLQKHKVTHTGEKPYRCNECDKAYSQQNRLRIHKRTHTGEKPYKCNQCGKSFVCHAYLQTHERVHTVGKPYKCNQCHKAFSDPRYLQIHGRTHTGEKPYKCNQCGKAFVYHCALHLHKRIHTGEKPYECNLCGKAFAQRSHLQIHKVRHTGERPYKCNQCDKAYSQQSYLIIHKRTHTGEKPYKCNQCGKSFVCLSLLQTHERIHTGEKPYKCNQCDKTFSQHPSLQTHKRVHTGEKPYKCNQCDKSFSQSATLQTHKRTHTGEKPYDCKQCGKAFAKQSTLCLHKRTHTGEKPFQCNQCGKLFAHYSTLQSHKRNHTEETL